One segment of Triticum aestivum cultivar Chinese Spring chromosome 2A, IWGSC CS RefSeq v2.1, whole genome shotgun sequence DNA contains the following:
- the LOC123187857 gene encoding probable glucomannan 4-beta-mannosyltransferase 7 (The sequence of the model RefSeq protein was modified relative to this genomic sequence to represent the inferred CDS: added 70 bases not found in genome assembly): MEAAEIGGALLFALAAAAALFAAVSTGAIDFSRPLAVGGRVDFQEAISWFIGVFDGSSSSSAAGGVSLAEVYELWVRVRGRVIAPALQVAVWACMVMSVMLVVEALYNCVVSLGVKAVGWRPEWRFKWEPLAGDDEEKGGAHYPVVLVQIPMYNELEVYKLSIGAACELQWPKDRIIVQVLDDSTDPFIKNLVELECESWSVKGLNIKYATRSSRKGFKAGALKKGMEYDYAKQCEYVAIFDADFQPEPDFLLRTVPFFVHNPEVALVQARWSFVNDNASLLTRVQKMFFDYHFKVEQEAGSATFSFFSFNGTAGVWRAAAIKEAGGWKDRTTVEDMDLAVRATLKGWKFVYVGDIRVKSELPSTYKAYCRQQFRWSCGGAHLFRKVAKDILTAKDVSLIKKFHMLYSFFLVRRVVAPTLACILYNIILPISVMIPELFLPIWGIAYIPTVLLVVTAIRHPKNLHILPFWILFESVMTMHRMRAALSGLFELSEFNEWVVTKKTGNNFEDNEVPLLQKTRKRLRDRVNFREIVFSALHRTTLYSLARLATILISISKD, from the exons ATGGAGGCTGCAGAAATCGGCGGCGCTCTCCTgttcgccctcgccgccgccgcggccctcttcgccgccgtctccaccggcGCCATCGACTTCAGCCGCCCGCTCGCCG TGGGCGGGCGGGTGGACTTCCAGGAGGCCATCTCGTGGTTCATCGGCGTCTTCGatggctcctcctcctcgtcggcggcGGGGGGCGTGTCGCTGGCGGAGGTGTACGAGCTGTGGGTGCGGGTGCGGGGCCGGGTGATCGCGCCGGCGCTGCAGGTGGCCGTCTGGGCGTGCATGGTGATGTCGGTGATGCTGGTGGTGGAGGCCCTGTACAACTGCGTGGTCAGCCTCGGCGTCAAGGCCGTCGGCTGGCGCCCCGAGTGGCGGTTCAAGTGGGAGcccctcgccggcgacgacgaGGAGAAGGGGGGCGCCCACTACCCCGTGGTCCTCGTGCAGATACCCATGTACAATGAGCTGGAG GTGTACAAGCTGTCGATAGGGGCCGCATGTGAGCTCCAGTGGCCAAAGGACAGGATAATCGTCCAAGTGCTGGACGACTCCACCGATCCGTTTATCAAG AACTTGGTGGAGCTTGAATGTGAAAGCTGGTCGGTCAAGGGTCTGAACATCAAGTATGCCACGAGAAGCAGCCGGAAGGGGTTTAAAGCAGGAGCCCTGAAGAAGGGAATGGAATATGACTATGCCAAGCAGTGTGAATATGTTGCCATATTTGATGCTGATTTCCAGCCTGAACCAGACTTCCTTCTCAGAACAGTCCCGTTCTTCGTGCACAATCCAGAAGTTGCTCTTGTTCAAGCTCGGTGGTCGTTCG TGAATGACAATGCGAGCCTGTTGACAAGGGTACAAAAGATGTTCTTTGATTACCATTTCAAAGTTGAGCAAGAAGCAGGATCAGCAACCTTTTCCTTCTTCAGCTTCAATG GAACCGCTGGAGTGTGGCGTGCAGCAGCCATCAAAGAGGCAGGAGGTTGGAAGGACCGCACTACAGTTGAAGACATGGACTTGGCAGTCCGAGCAACCCTAAAGGGTTGGAAATTTGTATATGTCGGGGATATCAGA GTTAAGAGTGAATTGCCATCCACTTACAAGGCCTACTGTCGGCAGCAATTCCGGTGGTCATGTGGTGGTGCACATTTATTCCGAAAAGTAGCAAAAGATATTTTGACTGCTAAG GATGTATCTCTCATCAAGAAGTTCCATATGCTCTATAGCTTCTTCTTGGTTCGGAGAGTTGTGGCCCCTACTCTCGCGTGTATTCTCTACAATATCATACTTCCGATCTCAGTTATGATCCCAGAACTATTCCTACCAATCTGGGGGATCGCATATATTCCCACAGTACTTTTAGTGGTCACAGCCATTAGACATCCAAA AAATTTGCACATTCTGCCATTTTGGATTTTGTTCGAGAGTGTGATGACAATGCATCGCATGAGAGCTGCCCTCTCtggtctattcgaattatcagagTTCAACGAGTGGGTCGTGACAAAGAAAACAGGGAACAATTTTGAAGATAACGAAGTTCCCTTGTTACAGAAAACAAGGAAACGATTAAGAGACAG GGTTAATTTTCGCGAGATTGTATTTTCGGC
- the LOC123187856 gene encoding defective in cullin neddylation protein AAR3, translating into MARPMGSSGFEAALAVCPAAAQAYSKYCGIVSGCTNANPREGLADLSRTIDNMEGMRDGIFGDIHKLMSVLEFDDVSQFNSFYDFVFFISRENGQKNITVQKALAAWRIVLVGRFRLLDRWCNFVEKYQRHNISEDAWQQLLAFSRCVNEDLEGYDPKGAWPVIIDDFVEHMHRIYRPSDCSSAMESQCSISNTFRGLNLLPGSKRKCPTQFNSSEESVELSEALRHSVQLTPSKRLKESSAPTRYGVWERDAGTPFFNSTPDCREDMNLHNSRGCLQNSPRVIEDGFSKGFEGCISMKCSF; encoded by the exons ATGGCTCGGCCCATGGGATCCAGCGGCTTCGAGGCTGCCCTAGCCGtgtgccccgccgccgcccaggcCTACTCCAAGTACTGCG GTATTGTATCCGGATGCACAAATGCGAACCCAAGGGAAGGGTTGGCGGATCTTTCACGAACTATAGATAATATGGAAGGAATGAG GGATGGAATATTTGGTGATATTCACAAGCTCATGTCAGTTCTTGAGTTC GATGATGTGAGCCAATTCAATTCCTTCTATGATTTTGTCTTCTTCATTTCTCGTGAAAATGGCCAAAAGAATATTA CTGTTCAGAAGGCTCTTGCAGCATGGAGGATAGTTCTTGTTGGAAGGTTCCGATTGCTTGACCGGTGGTGTAACTTTGTTGAG AAGTACCAACGTCACAACATTTCTGAGGACGCCTGGCAGCAGCTACTAGCTTTCAGCAGGTGTGTAAACGAGGATCTGGAAGGTTATGATCCAAAAG GTGCTTGGCCTGTCATAATTGATGATTTTGTGGAGCACATGCACAG AATCTACCGCCCTAGTGACTGCTCCAGTGCAATGGAATCACAATGCAGCATTTCCAATACATTTAGAG GTCTAAATCTATTACCTGGATCAAAGAGGAAATGCCCTACTCAGTTTAACTCCAGTGAAGAGAGCGTAGAGCTCTCAGAAGCTCTCAGACACTCTGTCCAACTTACCCCGTCGAAGCGACTTAAGGAAAGTTCCGCGCCTACTAGATATGGGGTTTGGGAGCGAGACGCAGGTACCCCTTTCTTTAACAGCACACCAGATTGTCGTGAGGACATGAATTTACACAACTCAAGAGGCTGCCTTCAGAACTCACCTCGTGTTATTGAGGATGGTTTTTCAAAAGGGTTCGAAGGTTGCATTTCAATGAAATGCTCATTTTAG